A region of the Gopherus evgoodei ecotype Sinaloan lineage chromosome 15, rGopEvg1_v1.p, whole genome shotgun sequence genome:
TCCTACCCTCCTTCATGGGATTTAACAATGACATCTGGGTCACAGGGCTTGAGTAATGGGTCAGATGCTAGTATAAAAGATGGGGCTTTCCTCAGAGGGAGTTCAGAGACAGCATCTTGGTAAGAAGCCCAGTGCAGCATGCTTGTTAAGAGTTGGGGAACAATGTCCATTGGGGCCTGCTGGTGGGTTCTTCCACTACATCTTTCACATCAGCCGAGCAAGAGGGATCTGATAAGTGTGGCGCCCAAGCCTTCCCCCATTGTGAAACAAACGTCCCTCTGTTACTCATCGCTTTTCCCAGCAGCAGAATAAAAATTACAAGATGCGTCACTTTTGCTGCTTCTGCTCTTAGCTGAACaactgtgaaactgaccagaatCTAGCCACTAAGGCCTGGTCAACATCTAAAAATTTATGTCCTCCTAGTTCACAACCTTGGGGGAGACAGTTAAGCTGACctcagccccagtgtagacaccactaggttgatggaagaattcttttgtcgACTTAGCTATCCCCTTTCGAGGGAGTGGATTTACTACgtgatggaaaaatcccttccgTCGCTGTAGTAAGTGTCTGCATTACAAatgctacagtgacacagctcgtaatgtagacatacccagagctGCTCAGAGCAGTACTCATCCTCGTTGTTGTAGTGAAGAGGGACAGAGATGGATTGTCTATGTCTTTGTGCTCTTGAGCAGCTCTGTAGTACAAGGTGCACAGATCTGACAGTAACTAGTGCCATGTAATAAAGAGGTAGATGCTGCTGCTCAGAACCAGACTTCAGTGAAACCGAAGAGTCTGGTAAATTTCCCTGTGCTATTGTCAGATAGTTTCCATTAAGAAATGCATTTTTCATGCCCTGCTGAGTCAATTTCCAGCATAACCTTAGAGAGCTAACTTTCCTCCACCAATACAGCCCGATCCAAATGCCCTGGCAAGGGGAGCTTTGCCCTCTGAATGTCTTTAGACTAAAAACATTGTTCCAGGATGGGCAGTTTAATCATAGGACAGACTCTACCCCTTTCTACCTGTTTCTCATTTGATTTGGAAGGACTGAGTGAGTGAAATTAATTTGGTAACTTCTTCTGTTACCTGAAAAATGTAAACCAGATCAAAACCAAATAGAACTCAAATTAGTGAAGGAAAAATAAACGGACTTTCCTTCCTGTATGGTTGGGCTGCCAGTCCTTAAAGGGGACAAGTCTTTTTGCTTAGTGTGTGACTCTCATTAGCCTGATTGGGAATTATACTTTGCATCAAGGAGAGTGTTACCAACTCTAGACAAAATACCCGTCCttttaaaaacacttattttaaGTGGATTAATGTTAAAATTTGATGACTGCTAATTTTAAAACCAAGCTTTGTGGAAAGAGGTTCTAGATAAGTGTGTGAAGCTACTAACCCTTCAGCGCTAGGTTCAAAATATGACTAGAGTTTCTTCAATTTCTGGTCTCCGTGTGTTCAGATCACAAACCATCACAAAACTATCCTACGAGCTGGAACAGTGGGCAGGTTGATGGCTGGTACTGGCCTGTCTGCACCGTGTCTGTCCATTCTCAGGGACTACTGGTGTCCATTTCATGAACACTGAATTCACTTGCAGTTCTCGGCAAGGCATAAAAACCTCAAGAAAGGCCACAGTGATGGGGTCTCTCCAATGCTTAGCGGCAATACCAGGGATGTCCTGTTTGTCTTTGTCCTTAGTTTATTCTTGTGTTTGCCTTTTACAGGTTTCATTGATCATGGACTGTGAAGAAATCCCAGATTTTTCGAGTCCAAAAGAAGAAACTGCATATTGGAAAGAGCTTTCCTTGAAGTATAAACAAAGGTATCATTTTGGATTCCTAGACCAGTGCTTACTGTTAGTTCTATCAGAACGTAGCTAATCAacctgcctctctgtgggagTTATGCTTTGATGAGTGTCAGGTGTGTCCAAATGAAtttcttcattttcatcattAGACAAGCCAGGTCAATCAGTAAGAGCCCACTGCTAGAAGCAGAGCATCTTCTGCATGGGCATTACCAACTTGAGAGCTCCAGGTTGTGGTTTGCAGCCTCCTAGGGTAGATTGTATGAATTTTTTGGCTACTATTGGCATTAGGAGGACTGGCTTTGCGGCTTGGTATCTAAAATCCTGGAGCAATACTCTGCTTGATTCTGTGTTTCAGGGACCTCTGCCTGCTTTCCTCTGGAGTGTTGTCTTTCTGTTCTGCGTTACTGTCGTGGATTGCACAGATGCAGCAAACAAAACTTCCTGCAGTCCCAATATGCACATCAGAGCCCAGGATGCTAATAAATTCACTTGCTTCCAGACCACTGAATGTGTCAGACTGGCAGAACTGGCATATTTCACAGGGAGCATCTGAAGGGATCTGGCATCTCCTGAGCTGTTCTTGAATGTCAGAAAAAATTCAGGGCCTTGAGGGGTTAAGGAAAGctttgatttctgtactcttatAATTCACTTTCCTATAAACTTTGCTGCTTGTTGAGACCTGAGCTGTTAAGCACATGGCAGATACAGACATGTCAGTGACGTGAATACAGTGGGTAGTAGCTACTTTTAGCTATTTAATACCTTGCAGTGGtgtgtcctggctccctgcctaaGTGGTTAATAACCTTAATGTTCTAGAAAAGGGTTGGGGTTTAATGTTACTTTGGTGTGACTGTGTGGTATAGCAATATTGTTCTCTATTGTTAGACTGCATTCAGTCATATGTTTTTCAACCAAAACCAGATTAAAAATTTAGTGGCTAATACCGGATCTGCCCATGGAATGATATAACAAATGCTAGCTGTGAAAGTTAATGAATAGAGAATTTTTGACAAACTCCTAATCATCCTATTAATGACCTTGGTGCATGGAATTGAttataaacatgtttttaataCAGCAGTTTGTGTGTTGCACAGAAATGAATTTCCTTTCCTAGCTGAACTTCATGTAGCTCTTACCTTACCACAGTTCCCTTCTTCTCTTTAAAGAAATGCTGTTTATATGGGTCCTGTAATGTGCTGGAGATTCTTCCTGGGTTTAACTTTAGACAAGATCAGTGGGTTTATAACTTGAGAAGCTAAACCTATGACTGATATGAATCCTCTGCTTACAGTTTCCAGGAAGCACGTGAAGAACTGGCTGAGTTCCAGGAGGGAAGCAGAGAATTGGAAGCTGAATTGGAGGCCCAGCTAGTGCAGGCTGAACAGAGGAATAGAGACTTGCAAGCAGATAACCAAAGACTGAAATATGAAGTGGAAACATTAAAGGTATGGCAATGTCTGTAATGGAAAGGCCTCTTCTTGCAGGTAGTCAAAAGTGTGGTCCTAAATTGTCATTCAAAACCTGTCTGGTCTGTATAAGTTTTTTTGGTAATTTAGTATGTGTGACCAGAATATAAAGGGAGGACAGCAGTCATATGTTTGAGATCCAGTTTTGAGTGTGACATATTCCTGATGGGTAAGACCAGGTATTTACCAGCCACCTTAGATGTCAGGTAAATTCGTGGAGGAATTTGCTATGTTTCTTGGCCATGCAGCAGATTTGGGTTTTCGAAGACTTTGCCAGTTGGTGGATTTGTTGTTACTACAACAAGTTAATGTAGCTATGCGATGGACACACTACAGATCTGCTTGATTAGGCCATTGAATCATCTCGTTCATCATTTCAACAGTAGGATTGTGCAGCTAATTCTTGTGAATCAATGTGTTTTTGCCCAGGATGTCTTTAGTTTTGTGAGACTTGTAAGGCAGTTGAATATCTCTGACTTGTGCATGTCCTTCAGCAGAGATTTTAATAGTGTTCTGTAGAGTGTTCAGATAGATAATAGACTATTCTGATTAATGCACCTGGGCCGATCTGTTCTCACCCTGCCCTGGGATCTTGGAGAGCACCATGGTTTGGTCCTGCTCTTGGAAACTTGATCGGGGGCAGGAGATGGGAATGTAGCTGGAAAGCATTGTGTTCTGAGCCAGGGCAAATGTGGTCTGTGGGATCCCTAGTTATCTTATCCATTCCCTGTTACAGCTGTGAAATCTGCCTGTACTTGAGGAGGCCAGTAGCTTCTTCAGGAAAGTCTCTAGCTGCCTTCTCAGAGTTGCGGACATTCATAACCAACCAgcctgtcagcctccaccttcCAGTTTTTCCAGGTGAAGGTGTTGGACTGAACTTCCCTGTGAAGTCAAAAAGCAGATTCCAGTGGCTCTTATTTTTGTCCAGCGGTGGGATTTCAGGCCTGTTCTTGTTGTAGCATGATGGTTGTCTGGAGTGTGGGAAACAGGCAGTCAGAATCCTCTTGAGCAGTTGTATTGCTTTCTGGCCACCTGTAGGTCTTCCGGGCCTCCCGGACCTGCCATTACAGACTATTGAGAATGGAGGTTGATGAGTGTCTTTGGGAGAATAACTAGCTATTTGGTGACTGGATCCCTGCTGTGCACAGTGTTGGCTTTCTTTATttcagggtgtgcagggctgatGCTTAGTAAATATCCATGTTAATAATGGCGTTTCTATGTGCTACCACCAACAAACCCACAGGAGCTGACTGATTCTGGTGTGTTACTTTGTTCCCTCTTGTTTGGCTCTGGCTTGCCTCAGAAGGTTGTATATTAGCAACATTAATCTGGCTTCCCTTCTTATTTCCAGGAGAAACTTGAACACCAATATGCACAAAGTTACAAGCAAGTGTCGGTGTTGGAAGATGACCTGAGTCAGACACGGGCCATTAAAGACCAGCTACACAAATATGTGAGGGAGCTGGAACAGGCCAACGACGACTTGGAGCGCGCTAAGAGGTGAAGGCTTCAAACCGATTGTCTTGCTAGATCTTCCTCGAGTCATTTAGCTTCACAGCTCTTCACTGTCTCTAATGGATGTAACTTTCCATAAGGAGGGACACTAGATATTGTTGCACGGATGCAGTTAAAGCTGTATTGAGGCTCCAGCCCAGTCAGATGTCCAAGGCAGTTAGTCTCACTCAATTGTTAGCCCTGCAGTACAGCAAGAACCTAGAATCGGAGaggttaaggtcagaagggatcaccagatcatctagtctgacctcctgcatatcacaggctacTAAACCCCGGTATTGGGCCCAGTAACCTGGATTGTTGGAGAATTCTAAAGTATTCTACTTTGTGTAAATCAAGTGAGAAACAATAGCAGTCATTTCCAGTCTAGTTTATGGATTCCTGAAAGATGAGAGCAGAGCATAAAAGCAAGCCTAGCCAGCATGCCAGGTTTGACATCAGCAGCTAGGTGACTCTCTCAGCATGTGTGTGATCCTTCCAGGACAAAGCCTCTTTCCCATAAGAAGCTAATACCTTATGCAGTCCCTTGTAAATAAAACAAGCCTAGGGAGTCTCTTCTTCCCTTTTCAATAAGCATTGTGGCTGGATGCAGGGAATGACTGTTCACTGGCCAAGAAGTGCATAAAACTAGCAAGAGTGCTGCTAGCAACACCCTGTTTGGAAAGTAACAAGCAGATCCTGCCTCGGTTTAACTGAATGGGAATGTTGCCAATGAGTTCAATAGTAGCAGTATTAGGTCTCTGGCTATCTGGCATGGCAGACCCAGAGCTGAGGCCCTGATTTAGCAAGATGCTTGAGCACATGGCtaactttttaaacatgggagttgtcccactgaagtcagtggaatggcTTGTGTGTTGTGTTAGtcatatgcttaagtactttaCTGACTTGGGGCTTGAGTTAATATTCCAGTCCCAAACTTGTCTTGGCTCGCTGAGTTATCACTGAGTTGGCTCGGTGCATGGAGGTGGTAGCACTTTGCAAGTCCTCTGGGTTATTGCAGAGTGCTGCATTGATTGGCTCTGGTCGCTgagcagaagggagagagagtggaGATCAGTGCGTGGTGAGCTCTTACACAGCTGTGTTTTACATCACTTGAAGTCCAGCTGCTAGAGTTCTGTCCTGTCCAGCCTACACACCTCACTTCTGTGGCACTTAATGTTCTTTTCCAGGAAGCACTGGAAGAGCTGTAAAGTTTTGGACTTTGCTTACCTTTTCCTTTTGTtgttatgctttccaatgtgcttgATGTCAGCTGATCTGAAGAGCCTAATCTTCTGGATTTTGTTTCTAGGGCAACAATAGTTTCATTGGAAGACTTTGAACAAAGGCTGAACCAGGCTATTGAGAGAAATGCATTTTTAGAAAGTGAACTGGATGACAAGGAATCGTTGCTAGTTTCTGTACAGAGGTTAAAGGATGAAGCGAGAGGTACAGCTTGATTGATTAATTCTTTGGTTTAGTACATGGGTGGCTGCATAATAGAGATGTATTCTAACTACAGCTCATGTTCGTACaacacctagaacaatggggcccaAGCTGCTTGTGCAATGTTAatcttcaataataataatattaataataataatttctagaCAGTTAAGGAGAATAAAGAAATCTCATCTGGTGAATGGGGGGAAAATACCATCAAATCCattcaggattttttaaatatatgagtgCTGTAGGAGAATTCAAATTCCAAATGAAAACTGAGTTAAGCACAGATCTGTGTGTCAAATGCTTCCATTAACCAGGCTCTGTGTATGTTGTTGGGGAGATTTGAGGATGGGATTAGACATGGAAATAAATGCTAACTAACCTTGTGAAACTCTCCGCTGTCCTATGTAATCCTCTTGGGAGTTGCCTGGTTTATGGAAGATATCCCAGAAAGGATTGCAATGAGACTTGTGGGATTAGTGCTGTTACATTCTGGGACATCTTCTGTAAACCAGGAATTCCCAAAAGGATTTCACCGAGAAGAAGTGAGGGAAGAATATCAAAAGGCTGGTTGAAATGAGTTTCTCTGATAAATGGCATCCCAAAACCTGGTTAGTAGGGTCACTCAGTTCACAAATCTGTGCTTGACATCACTCATGTCTTATCGATACAAACATGGAGTTGTCTCTGACAGCAAAGACAAAAAGGAAGACCAAATGTTGTTGTCTAACGAAACATACAAATCACAACTTACAGTAAGAGCAGTAATAATGAAACTCATGGCAAATCTTCAGGAACATCTGAATGATCAATATTAATTACCCAGTTGCAAAATGGGCTGAACAAAGTGTTCAACTTCtttaaaatagaagaaaaacaagcaaacaaacaaaaccatatTATTTTCTGGCCAGCAGTCAGATACattagctgtttaaaaaattgCTGCTCTCACTCAAATACAAAACTTCTGACTCTTCAAACCTGTGTATCTGGGCAGGTTTTCATTTTTGCTTTGCAGTTTGCCTTTGAAAACACCTCTAAAAGTGCGTGTATTTTAAAAACTCTAATGTGCAACacattttgttttggctttttctGACAGTCCACTTGAGAAACCAATGGCCTGTGAAAAATCTAATTGGTTTgcctaaaataaaaatggaaaactaagttcacactttatttaaaaataacaccctcccatttattatttattattaatttgcatTATCATAGCGTCTAAAGCCTCTTGCTGATTTTggtgccccattgtgccaggcactagaCATATGTATAACAAGAGActaaaatctaaatagataagacagaaaaaggGAAGTAGAGGAAAAAGATGCACAGAAAGGAGAGGTGTCACACAAAAGGTCACTGGAAGAGTTGGGAATAgacctaggtctcctgactccctgtccACTGGATTACGCTGCCTTTCCAATGCCAAGACATTCTCAATTTCTTAACAGCCCTTTTGCTTGGTGTCTGGGGGTTTAGTGGGCAAACCAAGGGGTTTTTCCCTCTTGGCAAGATCATTCAGGAAGTTAGATGCCCAACTGCTTTCTCCACCTACCTCCCTTTAAATTAACGCCTATTATGTTTTTAGTTTGATACTAGAAGTGTAGGGCACAGAAGCACATCCAGGGACATTCAGCCCTGGTTGTTAAAAGAACAGTAAGTCTGCGAGACAAGTCACATAAAGGGTGAGACAAACATGCTGTTTGTCATGCAATATCTGGGCCACAACGGAGGCCACTTTGGTGAAACCATATCCAGGTCACCTAGGTGGCACTGTGTTCTGCATGGGAATTTCTGGGGATCCAGTGAGGAATGGCCTTTGTGAGTTTCCTCGCTTGCATTTATCTTCGCTGTCACTGTTAGGTCACGGGTGGAGCTGTTGGCCAGAAGCACCTTTGTGTTTGAAGCGatggctccctccagctctggcaCAGAGTTGTCCATGCCTTTGTGACCTCCCAAGAGGTTATTGTAATGCACTCTACACAGGATCACCCGATGACTACACACAATTGCAGCTGGGGCAGAACACAGGAGTCTTTTTACTTAGCTGTGCTGGCTCTAAGGAGCCTATTCCATTGATGTGGTGAAGACTCCGCTGGCTACCTGTTCACTGCCAGTTGCAATGGGAGGGTTGATTTTGAGCTATAACACCCTATGCAGTTTGGCTCATACCTGTGAGAGGAGCCA
Encoded here:
- the NDEL1 gene encoding nuclear distribution protein nudE-like 1 isoform X1; protein product: MDCEEIPDFSSPKEETAYWKELSLKYKQSFQEAREELAEFQEGSRELEAELEAQLVQAEQRNRDLQADNQRLKYEVETLKEKLEHQYAQSYKQVSVLEDDLSQTRAIKDQLHKYVRELEQANDDLERAKRATIVSLEDFEQRLNQAIERNAFLESELDDKESLLVSVQRLKDEARDLRQELAVRERQQEVTRKSAPSSPTLDCEKMDSAVQASLSLPATPVGKGSENSFPSPKAIPNGFGTSPLTPSARISALNIVGDLLRKVGALESKLAACRNFAKDQASRKSYISGNVSSSLMSSNGTKFSHSGHTSFFDKGPCTLLPAPNCRWSLKQPRVPVDPIQSAAAAL
- the NDEL1 gene encoding nuclear distribution protein nudE-like 1 isoform X2: MDCEEIPDFSSPKEETAYWKELSLKYKQSFQEAREELAEFQEGSRELEAELEAQLVQAEQRNRDLQADNQRLKYEVETLKEKLEHQYAQSYKQVSVLEDDLSQTRAIKDQLHKYVRELEQANDDLERAKRATIVSLEDFEQRLNQAIERNAFLESELDDKESLLVSVQRLKDEARDLRQELAVRERQQEVTRKSAPSSPTLDCEKMDSAVQASLSLPATPVGKGSENSFPSPKAIPNGFGTSPLTPSARISALNIVGDLLRKVGALESKLAACRNFAKDQASRKSYISGNVSSSLMSSNGTKFSHSGHTSFFDKGTVNGFDQGPPPGIGSSRPSSAPGMLPLSV
- the NDEL1 gene encoding nuclear distribution protein nudE-like 1 isoform X3, whose amino-acid sequence is MDCEEIPDFSSPKEETAYWKELSLKYKQSFQEAREELAEFQEGSRELEAELEAQLVQAEQRNRDLQADNQRLKYEVETLKEKLEHQYAQSYKQVSVLEDDLSQTRAIKDQLHKYVRELEQANDDLERAKRATIVSLEDFEQRLNQAIERNAFLESELDDKESLLVSVQRLKDEARDLRQELAVRERQQEVTRKSAPSSPTLDCEKMDSAVQASLSLPATPVGKGSENSFPSPKAIPNGFGTSPLTPSARISALNIVGDLLRKVGALESKLAACRNFAKDQASRKSYISGNVSSSLMSSNGTKFSHSGHTSFFDKGREKVIFPTLFMGQ